From a region of the Syngnathus typhle isolate RoL2023-S1 ecotype Sweden linkage group LG12, RoL_Styp_1.0, whole genome shotgun sequence genome:
- the LOC133163746 gene encoding inactive phospholipid phosphatase 7 — protein MPATSMRPRARERNNILNRPEFMSLNQPLRGGAPPENRGGGAGGGAGGGGGAGPRRSSSLRSQPSEEAGDSASKTDAGKRGEPSQQRLPEEDCMQLNPSFKGIAKSSLLAIDISLSKRMSVCAYTWSSWGGCRSMFNLLALTGHGLTWIIGTVVCLTRSNTLAGQEVLVNLLLALIVDVLTVAGVQRLVKRKGPWEMSPGFLDRVAMDAYAFPAAHASRAAMVSKFLLSHLVLAVPLRILLVLWAVLVGVSRVLLGRHHLTDVLCGFALGLFHFGLMETVWLSSNTCQALISIGTLSWSPFF, from the exons atgcccGCAACCAGCATGAGACCCAGGGCTCGGGAGCGGAACAACATCCTGAACAGACCCGAGTTCATGTCGCTCAACCAGCCGCTGAGAGGCGGGGCCCCCCCGGAGAACCGCGGTGGCGGCGCTGGCGGAGGAGCCGGTGGTGGTGGCGGAGCGGGACCGAGGCGCTCCAGTTCCCTCCGCAGCCAGCCGAGCGAGGAAGCCGGAGATAGCGCATCCAAGACGGACGCTGGCAAGCGCGGCGAGCCGAGCCAGCAGCGGCTGCCGGAGGAAGACTGCATGCAGCTCAATCCGTCGTTTAAGGGCATCGCAAAGAGCTCGCTGCTCGCCATCGACATCAGCCTGTCCAAGCGCATGAGCGTGTGCGCGTACACCTGGTCGTCGTGGGGCGGCTGTCGTTCCATGTTCAACCTGCTGGCGCTCACCGGACACGGCCTCACCTGGATCATCGGCACCGTGGTGTGCCTCACGCGCAGCAACACCCTGGCCGGCCAGGAGGTGCTGGTCAACCTGCTGCTGG CACTGATTGTGGACGTGTTGACGGTGGCGGGGGTGCAGCGTCTGGTGAAGCGCAAAGGACCGTGGGAGATGTCGCCGGGGTTCCTGGACCGCGTTGCCATGGACGCGTATGCCTTCCCAGCGGCGCACGCCAGCCGTGCCGCCATGGTGTCCAAGTTCCTGCTGTCTCACCTGGTTCTGGCCGTGCCTCTGCGCATCCTGCTGGTGCTGTGGGCCGTCCTGGTGGGGGTGTCACGCGTGCTGCTGGGCAGGCATCATCTGACAGATGTGCTTTGTGGCTTCGCCCTGGGTCTCTTCCACTTTGGCCTGATGGAGACGGTGTGGTTGTCGTCCAACACGTGTCAGGCTCTCATCTCCATCGGAACCCTCAGCTGGAGTCCCTTTTTTTGA
- the fam78ab gene encoding protein FAM78A: MRLPPPQALPWIVLLWTVVEWLPDASAMGCLQSIACKPKTFRDGVAVLQVNTSIDPNPTNIDESSAVILRYRTPYFRAQALVLVPPVAANETWTVGWIQACNHMEFYNTYGSKGMSSWELPDLRNGNIQAISDSDGVNYPWYGSTTETYTIVGPTRKDSKFTVSMNDNFKPSITWAVPVSDSNVAELTAIRRNQSFTTWLVAINRATNETMILQTIRWRMRILIRVDPEKPLGQRAVLLEPIAQEQPEILGENESIPPNALVKPNANDAQMLMWRPQEGDPEVVIPPRY; this comes from the exons ATGCGTCTCCCCCCTCCGCAGGCGCTCCCGTGGATCGTATTGTTGTGGACCGTCGTTGAGTGGCTCCCCGATGCGAGCGCCATGGGCTGCCTCCAGAGCATCGCGTGCAAGCCAAAAACCTTCCGGGACGGCGTCGCGGTGCTGCAGGTGAACACGTCCATCGACCCCAACCCCACCAATATCGATGAGTCGTCCGCAGTCATTCTGCGCTACCGCACGCCCTACTTCCGCGCCCAGGCCTTGGTACTGGTGCCGCCGGTGGCCGCCAACGAGACGTGGACTGTCGGATGGATCCAAGCCTGCAACCACATGGAGTTCTACAACACTTACGGCAGCAAGGGGAT GTCGAGTTGGGAGCTCCCCGATCTTCGCAACGGCAACATCCAGGCCATCAGCGACTCGGATGGCGTCAACTACCCCTGGTACGGAAGCACCACAGAGACGTACACCATCGTGGGCCCCACACGGAAGGACAGCAAGTTCACCGTCAGCATGAACGACAACTTCAAACCCAGCATCACCTGGGCTGTGCCAGTCAGCGACAGCAACGTGGCCGAGCTCACCGCCATCCGCCGTAACCAGAGCTTCACCACCTGGCTGGTGGCCATCAACAGGGCTACGAACGAGACCATGATCCTGCAGACTATCCGCTGGAGGATGCGCATCCTCATCCGCGTGGACCCGGAAAAACCACTGGGTCAGCGGGCCGTCCTCCTGGAACCCATAGCGCAAGAGCAGCCGGAGATTCTGGGCGAGAACGAGAGCATCCCGCCCAATGCCTTGGTCAAGCCCAATGCAAATGACGCCCAGATGCTCATGTGGCGTCCTCAGGAAGGAGACCCTGAGGTTGTAATCCCACCTAGATACTGA